In Dyadobacter sp. NIV53, a single window of DNA contains:
- a CDS encoding T9SS type A sorting domain-containing protein gives MIINEFKCYSDPSNKIITETLALPPAPAIAALGVTTICDGDFVALKATKGDSFIWNTGTKQDTIHVTEPGAYSARVEDSKGCLSPYSSQILVNVKTTPSIPVITQIGVYTLKADNNINDGEHIWKMNGKVLTETSTTIKTIESGSYIVNNSITYSAALTCFSDFSEPFTFIPDNKNNGMIAYPNPSNGNITIETVQNLTNATVQMIDSKGTVHKNFTIKKFDSQKYFNISDLSSGIYFIRVLSKSFNAYQKVVIVK, from the coding sequence TTGATAATCAATGAATTTAAATGTTATTCAGACCCTAGTAATAAGATAATTACTGAAACACTTGCACTTCCGCCAGCTCCTGCAATAGCAGCATTAGGGGTAACAACAATTTGTGATGGTGACTTTGTAGCTTTGAAAGCAACCAAAGGAGACTCTTTTATCTGGAATACCGGTACGAAGCAGGATACGATACATGTAACAGAGCCAGGCGCATACTCAGCACGCGTAGAAGACTCAAAAGGATGCCTGTCCCCATATTCTTCACAAATACTGGTTAATGTTAAAACAACACCTTCCATACCAGTTATTACCCAAATTGGTGTTTACACTTTAAAAGCTGATAACAATATTAATGACGGTGAACATATCTGGAAAATGAATGGCAAAGTACTTACAGAAACCAGTACTACAATAAAAACAATAGAGTCGGGTTCGTATATCGTTAATAACAGTATTACTTACAGCGCAGCACTAACCTGTTTTTCCGATTTCTCAGAACCGTTTACCTTCATTCCTGACAACAAAAACAATGGTATGATTGCTTATCCAAATCCATCAAATGGAAATATTACTATTGAAACAGTTCAAAATTTGACCAATGCAACTGTTCAGATGATAGATAGCAAAGGTACTGTTCATAAAAATTTTACAATAAAGAAATTCGACAGTCAAAAGTATTTTAATATCTCCGATCTTTCCTCAGGAATATATTTCATTCGTGTCCTTTCCAAATCCTTTAATGCATACCAAAAAGTCGTTATTGTGAAGTAA
- a CDS encoding T9SS type A sorting domain-containing protein gives MHNKFISWVKANALLLFCIIPATVFSQVSEISPMTITSPALSAVYQRDVKGERTITVTGTFNVPMDKIEVRAVPVIDWQGISTGWLPLQTAPKGGVFEGNITIHGGWYTIEVRGTANGNVVGRGVVQRVGIGEVFLISGQSNAQGLKKYLGSADNDPPGAEDERVVYVSNYENDSEGMYNDLLTDPPAPQFAQIKRGLKTMSPRGQTAWCWGILGDILVKKLNLPVLFINTAWEGSSIINWYESSKGQLTVSKYDYPYPKGMPYANLRIAARNYANQYGVRAILWMHGETDGLYNTPRSVYRDNLQAVITTLESEIGKRLTWVITRTSRTAPNGSLISATYPVIVAAQNDVLAIPFNPTWAGPETDGLVPDRPIDGIHFIGKESLTILANAWADKLDANFFSTVTPAAPAAIPTLTAACVSTNNAVTISLPEGYSSYTWNTGATGNSITVSTPGTYRATVKDNFGNSILSSVVVLEKNARPDLPIITQQGTQQACADSSFQFSVTDDGNIYSWYKKDSDAVVATGIAAKISESGNYYVKAQNIFGCVSGNSADASLIIRPKISKPIIESSGPFSITASIEEEGLNEKFLWRRPGIEADTTADMIKILKTGVYSARAVVTYKIEGNSNLLTCYSDTASREFRTNESNEVVIYPNPSQGNYIYVESRDNITDAKITLYDIFGTVIKTTAPQLLNSRLELNVRNLPTGKYILRVTGKDQSLTKQIVVR, from the coding sequence ATGCACAATAAATTTATTTCCTGGGTAAAAGCAAATGCATTACTGTTGTTTTGTATCATTCCGGCAACAGTATTTTCACAAGTTTCAGAAATTTCACCAATGACTATTACTTCACCTGCGCTTAGCGCAGTATATCAGCGTGATGTAAAGGGAGAACGGACTATTACTGTAACCGGTACATTTAACGTACCTATGGACAAAATTGAAGTACGGGCAGTTCCCGTAATTGACTGGCAAGGAATTTCAACTGGTTGGCTGCCGTTGCAAACGGCTCCAAAAGGAGGGGTTTTTGAAGGAAATATTACAATTCACGGTGGCTGGTATACTATTGAAGTGCGTGGAACAGCAAATGGTAATGTTGTAGGAAGAGGCGTAGTGCAAAGAGTGGGTATTGGGGAAGTGTTTCTGATTTCCGGACAATCCAACGCACAGGGGCTTAAAAAATATTTAGGCAGTGCAGATAATGATCCGCCAGGTGCTGAGGACGAAAGGGTGGTTTATGTATCAAATTATGAGAATGATAGTGAGGGAATGTATAACGACTTGTTGACAGATCCTCCTGCACCTCAGTTTGCCCAGATTAAACGAGGGTTGAAAACGATGTCACCGCGAGGGCAGACTGCCTGGTGCTGGGGAATTTTAGGTGATATTCTGGTAAAAAAACTGAATCTCCCTGTTTTATTTATTAATACAGCATGGGAAGGAAGTTCTATCATCAACTGGTATGAAAGTTCTAAAGGCCAGCTGACGGTAAGTAAATATGACTACCCTTATCCGAAGGGCATGCCTTATGCTAATCTTCGGATTGCGGCCAGGAATTACGCAAACCAATATGGAGTAAGAGCAATTCTTTGGATGCACGGAGAAACGGATGGTTTATACAATACGCCAAGGAGTGTTTACAGAGATAATCTACAGGCTGTAATTACCACATTAGAATCGGAAATTGGCAAAAGGCTAACCTGGGTGATTACGCGTACTTCAAGAACGGCACCAAATGGCTCGTTGATATCTGCAACATATCCAGTTATTGTTGCTGCTCAAAACGATGTTTTGGCTATTCCCTTTAATCCAACCTGGGCAGGACCTGAGACTGATGGCCTGGTTCCTGATCGTCCTATAGACGGGATTCACTTTATTGGTAAAGAATCATTAACTATCCTTGCAAATGCATGGGCAGATAAGCTTGACGCCAACTTTTTCTCGACTGTAACGCCCGCAGCACCAGCAGCCATTCCTACTCTTACAGCAGCATGTGTTTCGACAAATAATGCCGTGACTATTTCCCTTCCGGAAGGATATTCGTCTTATACCTGGAATACAGGCGCTACTGGTAATTCTATAACAGTATCTACACCGGGAACTTACCGGGCGACTGTAAAAGATAATTTTGGAAATTCTATTTTAAGTTCGGTAGTAGTGTTGGAGAAAAACGCCAGACCAGACCTGCCAATTATTACACAACAGGGTACACAACAAGCTTGTGCAGATTCGTCATTTCAGTTCTCTGTAACTGATGACGGTAATATTTATAGCTGGTATAAAAAAGACTCAGATGCTGTAGTAGCCACCGGAATTGCTGCAAAAATCTCTGAAAGTGGGAATTACTATGTAAAAGCCCAAAATATATTTGGTTGTGTTTCTGGAAACTCTGCGGATGCTTCACTCATTATTCGTCCGAAAATTTCCAAGCCGATAATTGAATCATCAGGCCCTTTCAGCATTACTGCTTCAATTGAAGAAGAGGGACTGAATGAAAAATTCCTATGGAGACGGCCTGGTATTGAGGCTGATACTACGGCAGATATGATCAAAATTTTAAAAACAGGTGTCTATAGTGCCCGTGCCGTAGTTACTTATAAAATAGAGGGTAACTCAAACTTATTAACTTGTTACTCTGATACTGCTTCACGTGAATTTAGAACAAATGAGAGTAACGAGGTGGTAATTTATCCTAATCCAAGCCAGGGAAATTACATTTATGTAGAGTCACGGGATAATATTACAGATGCTAAAATTACTTTATATGATATTTTCGGGACGGTTATAAAAACTACTGCACCACAGCTTTTAAACAGCAGGCTGGAATTAAATGTGAGGAATTTGCCAACCGGCAAATACATCCTAAGGGTCACAGGAAAAGACCAGAGCCTGACAAAACAGATTGTTGTGCGATAA
- a CDS encoding NADH-quinone oxidoreductase subunit A, whose amino-acid sequence MKNYQPSDYLPILVQFILAAGFIGGTMIVTHLIGPSRKSKLKDDPFECGIESVGDARTPISVKYFLVAILFVLFDVEVIFMYPWAVNFKELGMFGFVEMLLFMALLLSGFYYVIRKGVLNWEE is encoded by the coding sequence ATGAAAAATTATCAACCTTCAGATTATTTGCCAATTCTGGTTCAGTTTATACTCGCAGCGGGATTTATTGGTGGCACAATGATTGTAACACATTTAATTGGCCCCAGCCGTAAAAGCAAACTGAAAGATGATCCTTTCGAATGCGGTATTGAATCCGTAGGTGATGCACGTACTCCTATTTCGGTAAAATATTTCTTAGTAGCAATTCTATTTGTACTATTTGACGTAGAAGTGATTTTCATGTATCCCTGGGCAGTAAATTTCAAAGAGCTGGGAATGTTTGGTTTCGTTGAAATGTTGTTGTTTATGGCATTACTACTATCCGGATTCTATTATGTGATCCGCAAAGGGGTTTTGAACTGGGAAGAATAG
- a CDS encoding NADH-quinone oxidoreductase subunit B translates to MKEVTIAEAPQGHSGSGFFATSFDEAIGLARSYSLWPLPFATSCCGIEFMATMGAHYDISRFGSERPSFSPRQADLLMVMGTIAKKMAPVVKQVYLQMAEPRWVLAVGACASSGGIFDTYSVLQGIDRIIPVDCYVPGCPPRPEQIIDGLMHIQYLAQNEKLRRRNTDEYQELLASYNIQ, encoded by the coding sequence ATGAAAGAAGTAACAATAGCGGAAGCTCCGCAGGGACATAGTGGTTCAGGCTTTTTTGCTACATCATTCGATGAAGCAATTGGTTTGGCAAGAAGTTACTCATTGTGGCCGCTTCCATTTGCAACATCATGCTGTGGTATCGAATTTATGGCAACCATGGGTGCACATTACGATATATCACGGTTTGGATCTGAACGTCCGAGTTTTTCTCCGCGTCAGGCCGACTTGCTGATGGTAATGGGCACGATTGCTAAAAAAATGGCCCCGGTTGTAAAACAGGTATATTTACAGATGGCTGAACCACGCTGGGTACTTGCAGTTGGTGCTTGTGCATCCAGCGGAGGAATTTTTGATACTTACAGCGTATTACAGGGGATCGACCGTATTATTCCTGTGGACTGCTACGTTCCCGGCTGTCCTCCAAGACCTGAACAAATTATCGACGGACTGATGCATATTCAGTATCTGGCTCAAAATGAGAAACTTCGCAGAAGAAATACTGACGAATATCAGGAATTGTTAGCATCATATAATATTCAATAA
- a CDS encoding NADH-quinone oxidoreductase subunit C, translating into MLSNQEVAEELLGKFDEHVFDFEEPYGLLTLSTTREEIIPVLEFLNNHKTYQISFLTDLTGVHYPDSKGKEFMVVYHLHSFIHNFRIRLKVFLSETDIHIPTATGIFACANWMERETYDFYGILFDGHPNLMRILNIDEMDYFPMRKEYALEDATREDKTDALFGR; encoded by the coding sequence ATGCTAAGTAACCAGGAAGTAGCAGAAGAGCTATTGGGAAAATTTGATGAGCATGTATTTGACTTTGAAGAGCCATATGGATTGCTTACCTTATCTACCACACGTGAGGAAATCATTCCGGTTCTGGAATTTTTAAATAACCATAAAACCTATCAAATAAGTTTTCTTACTGATTTGACTGGTGTTCATTATCCTGACAGTAAGGGAAAAGAATTTATGGTTGTATATCACTTGCATAGTTTCATTCATAATTTCAGGATCCGTCTTAAGGTTTTCTTATCTGAAACGGATATTCACATTCCGACTGCTACGGGCATATTTGCCTGCGCAAATTGGATGGAACGTGAAACTTATGATTTTTATGGTATTCTTTTCGACGGTCATCCGAATCTGATGCGCATTCTTAATATAGATGAAATGGACTATTTTCCGATGCGTAAGGAATATGCATTGGAAGATGCCACGCGCGAAGACAAGACAGATGCACTTTTTGGTCGATAA